A stretch of Cellulosilyticum sp. I15G10I2 DNA encodes these proteins:
- a CDS encoding cyclic lactone autoinducer peptide: MLKLITKSIFQGLAAVFVVVAMTNIGTTSLFMMYQPEPPNKF; this comes from the coding sequence ATGTTAAAGTTAATAACAAAATCAATATTTCAAGGACTAGCTGCAGTATTTGTTGTGGTTGCTATGACGAATATTGGAACAACCAGCTTATTTATGATGTACCAGCCGGAACCACCAAATAAGTTTTGA
- a CDS encoding accessory gene regulator ArgB-like protein → MCDISVYKIGQVVGSYVANKVSRIEQAEYLAYGAEILIGSILKLGILFFIAVMMKVVLEVTVLLMVTGIVRTLSGGAHCSAYYRCLVTSVLILTMLGYTIKITYPFFSISPISVLIGIAVLSVYLYWRYAPQAPLNKPFNSKTKKLIFRWYSLFAVVGFTITSIILGTNSLIAWTIIFALLWQAFTLTPVGHSFIRVLDILLTPNKKGGEAEC, encoded by the coding sequence ATGTGCGATATTTCGGTTTATAAAATCGGACAAGTAGTTGGCTCATATGTGGCAAATAAAGTTTCAAGAATTGAACAAGCCGAATATCTGGCTTATGGGGCTGAAATTCTAATAGGAAGTATCTTGAAATTGGGTATTCTTTTTTTCATCGCAGTTATGATGAAAGTTGTCCTTGAAGTCACAGTCTTACTTATGGTAACCGGCATAGTTCGTACTTTATCAGGTGGAGCTCATTGTTCCGCATATTATAGGTGTTTGGTAACAAGTGTGTTAATACTTACTATGTTGGGTTATACGATTAAGATTACTTATCCTTTTTTTAGTATATCACCGATAAGTGTTTTAATTGGTATTGCAGTATTATCCGTTTATTTATACTGGCGCTATGCACCACAAGCACCGCTTAATAAACCTTTTAATAGCAAAACAAAAAAATTAATCTTCCGATGGTACTCGTTATTTGCAGTAGTGGGGTTTACTATTACCTCAATTATATTAGGAACAAATAGCTTGATTGCTTGGACAATAATATTTGCGCTATTGTGGCAGGCTTTTACTTTAACACCAGTGGGCCATAGCTTTATTAGAGTATTGGACATTTTACTTACTCCTAATAAGAAAGGAGGTGAGGCTGAATGTTAA
- a CDS encoding aldo/keto reductase codes for MKFRKFGKLDWETSALGFGCMRLPTTDGNYVSENIIEDESIKMIRYAIEQGVNYIDTAYFYHNGKSEVVLGKALKDGYREKVKLATKSPTWFINKAEDFDKYLDEQLKKLQTDYIDFYLLHSLDKQKWENVVLKFNLFKRIEAALNDGRIKNIGFSFHDTYEVFKQIVDGYNGWDFCQIQYNYVDTENQAGTKGLKYAAEKGLAVVVMEPLLGGKLVNPPKAVLELFNGFNRKRPPVEWALQWVWNQPEVSLLLSGMSNMKQVEENIRLAEISGINSLGGEELHFIKGVKAKYTERIAVPCTKCGYCMPCPNAVNIPIVFELYNDGFIHEDVMTSRSLYSRFLSDGERASACIKCRVCEKKCPQKISIGDWMTKVREVLEAGKGY; via the coding sequence ATGAAATTTCGGAAGTTTGGGAAACTAGATTGGGAAACTTCTGCATTGGGGTTTGGTTGCATGCGTTTACCTACTACTGATGGAAATTATGTGAGCGAGAACATAATCGAAGACGAATCAATAAAAATGATACGCTATGCCATAGAACAGGGTGTAAACTACATAGATACGGCATATTTCTATCATAACGGTAAAAGTGAAGTTGTCCTAGGCAAGGCTTTAAAAGACGGATACCGGGAGAAAGTCAAATTGGCTACAAAGTCTCCAACTTGGTTTATAAATAAGGCAGAGGATTTTGATAAGTATCTCGATGAACAACTGAAAAAGCTTCAGACAGACTATATTGATTTTTACCTTCTTCATAGCCTAGATAAGCAAAAATGGGAGAATGTTGTACTTAAATTTAATTTATTTAAAAGAATAGAAGCTGCTCTTAATGACGGCAGGATAAAGAATATAGGGTTTTCATTTCATGATACTTACGAGGTTTTTAAGCAAATAGTTGACGGGTATAACGGATGGGACTTTTGCCAAATCCAGTATAACTATGTGGATACGGAAAATCAGGCAGGGACAAAGGGTTTAAAGTATGCAGCGGAAAAAGGGCTGGCAGTTGTCGTAATGGAGCCTTTGCTTGGAGGTAAATTGGTAAACCCACCAAAGGCTGTTTTAGAGCTCTTTAATGGATTTAATAGAAAACGTCCACCTGTGGAATGGGCTTTGCAGTGGGTATGGAACCAACCGGAAGTATCTCTATTGCTTAGTGGGATGAGTAACATGAAACAGGTTGAAGAAAATATTCGCTTAGCAGAAATATCAGGTATAAATTCTTTGGGAGGAGAAGAGTTACATTTCATTAAGGGTGTTAAAGCGAAATACACCGAAAGGATAGCAGTCCCATGTACAAAATGTGGTTATTGCATGCCATGTCCGAATGCGGTTAATATACCAATAGTATTTGAATTGTATAATGATGGATTTATACATGAAGATGTCATGACCTCCCGTTCGCTTTATTCACGTTTTTTGTCTGATGGTGAAAGGGCCAGTGCATGTATCAAATGTAGGGTTTGTGAAAAAAAATGTCCACAGAAAATATCTATTGGTGACTGGATGACAAAAGTACGAGAAGTCTTAGAAGCGGGGAAGGGTTATTGA
- a CDS encoding radical SAM protein yields the protein MNIEHLDFHITNKCNMLCKHCLFSSGEKDMEELTYNEIKQVLIDFADISNSKGSVNLFGGEPLLRKDIFEIIKLSDELGLNVGITTNANFEESTIEKLKEFKNLLVKVDLDGGNAKTHDWLRNKKGHFDNIIKIIKNYKKSDLKVNVTTVLHKKNVNEIEIILNLCNELNINAIMFFYFTPLGRGNEIKEIQLEADEWIAARDRVIYWIRHYKPSFNIIWENSFYTQSESDNYKDYKICNKLLSSINIMSNGNVHYCGLLGSVNALPLGNIRKDSLKTIIESSKFKNYKKFNGCPALAIQDKNIKKNEQLKDPRKTTNNIFQSCSYICKLLNEYEVEKLTDTKVLM from the coding sequence ATGAATATTGAACATTTAGATTTTCATATTACCAATAAATGTAATATGCTATGTAAGCATTGTTTGTTTTCTTCTGGAGAAAAAGATATGGAGGAATTAACCTATAATGAAATAAAGCAGGTTCTTATTGATTTTGCAGATATTTCAAATAGCAAAGGATCAGTGAATTTGTTTGGAGGAGAGCCATTACTTAGAAAGGATATATTTGAAATAATAAAATTATCAGATGAACTAGGATTGAATGTAGGTATTACTACAAATGCTAATTTTGAAGAAAGCACTATTGAAAAGCTTAAAGAGTTTAAAAATCTGCTTGTTAAGGTTGATTTAGACGGTGGAAATGCAAAAACACACGACTGGCTTAGAAACAAAAAAGGACATTTTGATAATATAATTAAAATAATAAAAAATTATAAGAAGTCAGATTTAAAGGTTAATGTCACTACAGTATTACATAAAAAAAATGTTAATGAAATTGAAATTATACTTAATTTGTGTAATGAACTAAATATAAATGCTATCATGTTCTTTTATTTTACTCCTCTAGGACGAGGAAATGAAATAAAAGAAATACAATTGGAAGCTGATGAGTGGATTGCAGCTAGAGATCGTGTAATATATTGGATTAGACATTATAAGCCGAGCTTTAATATAATATGGGAAAATTCATTCTATACCCAATCTGAATCTGATAATTATAAAGACTATAAGATATGTAATAAATTATTAAGCTCAATTAATATAATGAGTAATGGAAATGTTCATTACTGTGGTTTGTTAGGTAGTGTTAATGCTCTCCCACTTGGGAATATAAGAAAAGATAGTTTAAAGACTATTATAGAAAGTTCTAAATTTAAAAACTATAAAAAATTTAATGGATGTCCTGCTTTAGCTATACAAGATAAAAATATTAAGAAAAATGAACAATTAAAAGATCCAAGAAAAACAACTAACAATATATTTCAGTCATGTTCATATATTTGTAAATTGTTAAATGAATATGAAGTTGAGAAACTTACAGACACTAAAGTATTAATGTGA
- a CDS encoding radical SAM protein: MQDINNSPKVIFMFVTTECNLKCIQCDYHKPSLTNKKRLTPKQKIDIINQVKEWDTSIRFSFTGGEPFVRKETVYALLYECSQNGIQSTLTTNGTLVTDDDIEKILKTGLNSMVISLDSHDPEIHNKIRGTEEAFNKTVDFAKKLISRKKTVTSNLLVYVSTILGNHNLENIQETIEFFEELGFDGIVFEAIQPNYSINTTEYKIDWSEGNELYPKEHQYINGINKLVELKHLGKKILQTEEQLNDIIHYFKNPNFIADKKCQAMNTTIIIDDFGEVSFCFGMERLGYKSLGNVKKQKLRDIWKESFPIRLSAQHCNFGCGIKNSHYKQD, encoded by the coding sequence ATGCAAGATATAAATAATTCACCTAAAGTTATATTTATGTTTGTTACAACAGAATGTAATTTGAAATGTATTCAATGTGACTATCATAAACCAAGTCTAACTAATAAAAAAAGGCTTACTCCTAAGCAAAAAATAGATATTATTAATCAAGTTAAGGAATGGGACACTAGTATTAGATTTAGTTTTACGGGGGGAGAGCCTTTTGTAAGAAAGGAAACTGTATATGCGTTGCTTTATGAGTGTAGTCAAAATGGGATTCAAAGTACGTTAACTACAAATGGTACTTTAGTAACAGATGATGATATTGAAAAGATTCTAAAAACTGGATTAAATTCTATGGTCATATCTTTAGATAGCCATGACCCAGAGATACATAATAAAATAAGGGGAACTGAGGAGGCTTTTAATAAAACTGTTGATTTTGCAAAAAAATTGATAAGTAGGAAAAAGACTGTAACTAGTAATTTATTAGTATATGTTAGTACAATATTGGGTAATCACAATTTAGAGAATATACAGGAGACAATAGAATTTTTTGAAGAGCTAGGGTTTGATGGAATTGTTTTTGAGGCGATACAGCCCAATTATTCAATAAATACCACTGAATATAAGATAGATTGGTCAGAAGGGAATGAATTATATCCAAAGGAGCATCAGTATATTAATGGAATAAATAAACTAGTTGAACTCAAACATTTAGGCAAAAAAATTTTACAAACAGAAGAGCAACTTAATGACATAATACACTATTTTAAAAATCCGAATTTCATAGCTGATAAAAAGTGTCAAGCAATGAATACAACGATAATTATTGATGATTTTGGTGAAGTAAGTTTTTGCTTTGGAATGGAAAGATTGGGGTATAAGTCTTTAGGAAATGTTAAAAAGCAGAAATTGCGGGATATTTGGAAGGAAAGTTTCCCTATACGTTTAAGTGCACAACATTGCAATTTTGGTTGTGGGATTAAAAACAGTCATTATAAACAAGACTAA
- a CDS encoding RiPP maturation radical SAM C-methyltransferase, whose product MKNDRNSFIKNNISDNKFEVCLVNMPYAEIIAPSLALSSLKVALINEGISTKVLYPNIWFAEEIGLEDYQLFSYVGKGDDMLIWDWTFSTVAFPEMKRNELEYLKKIFNSLKVYEQYPGEIKKFIKSCLKVKRATESFVEKTAKYIISTGAPIIGCTSTLRQHVSSIALLRKIKELDPSKITMIGGANCATDMGQETHRSFEWIDFVMSGEGEGIIATLCKNVLRNGKDIDVELLPPGVWGPKHREGNNYNKTGNTSIQKNYAVFYDLDKLPIPDFYDYFETLNQSSIRECVIPGIVLQTSRGCWWGQLHQCTFCGLNGVNICYRVKSPERVLRELRTLESIYKTNRIVVADNILDMKYFNDVLPRLAEDSKERWIFYETKANLNCSQVQMLKKSGVEWIEPGIESLHSKPLKLMNKGVKAWQNIQLLKWARQYGVRTYWNLIWGFPGEDDQWYLEMSRYVCLLEHFHPPARLIELLYHRYSIYYKEPEKYGIKLIPHPALAYIYPLSQGHLKNLTYSFFVEGCNLYEKNIDIETGRIGILELRRVIKEWIEVFWEDTKPILSMNDNGDLIDIVDTRRCAIERHIVLKGLSRYIYLLCEKAPKIESIYLQVKESFSDNLGNEEIAECINHLKKKRLAIEIDGRIVSLAIKGEPLDFPTWEQTPFGIIKEISHV is encoded by the coding sequence ATGAAAAATGATAGAAATTCATTTATTAAAAATAACATTTCAGATAATAAATTTGAAGTTTGCTTAGTTAATATGCCTTATGCAGAGATTATTGCGCCATCTTTAGCACTTAGTTCACTAAAGGTTGCACTAATTAACGAAGGTATATCAACAAAAGTATTATATCCAAATATATGGTTTGCTGAAGAAATTGGATTGGAGGATTATCAGCTTTTTTCATATGTAGGTAAAGGCGATGATATGTTGATATGGGATTGGACATTTTCAACCGTTGCCTTTCCTGAGATGAAAAGAAATGAGTTAGAATATCTAAAAAAAATTTTTAACTCGCTGAAAGTTTACGAACAGTATCCAGGAGAAATAAAAAAATTTATCAAAAGTTGTTTAAAGGTAAAAAGAGCTACCGAAAGTTTTGTTGAAAAAACTGCAAAATATATTATTTCAACTGGGGCCCCGATAATAGGTTGCACATCCACACTGAGGCAACATGTCTCATCGATTGCATTGCTGAGAAAGATTAAAGAGTTAGATCCAAGTAAGATAACAATGATAGGTGGGGCAAATTGTGCTACAGATATGGGGCAAGAAACTCATAGAAGTTTTGAGTGGATAGATTTTGTAATGTCTGGTGAAGGAGAAGGAATTATTGCCACGTTGTGCAAAAATGTGCTGAGAAATGGCAAAGATATAGATGTAGAACTACTTCCTCCTGGGGTTTGGGGGCCAAAGCATAGAGAAGGAAATAACTACAATAAAACAGGTAATACTTCTATCCAAAAGAATTATGCAGTATTTTATGATCTTGATAAACTTCCCATTCCAGATTTTTATGATTATTTCGAAACACTAAACCAATCTTCAATTAGAGAATGTGTTATCCCGGGAATAGTCCTTCAAACATCAAGAGGATGTTGGTGGGGTCAACTTCATCAATGTACCTTTTGTGGATTAAATGGCGTAAATATATGCTATAGAGTTAAATCGCCTGAAAGGGTGTTAAGAGAGCTTAGAACTCTTGAATCAATTTACAAAACAAATAGAATTGTTGTAGCAGATAATATTCTTGATATGAAATATTTTAATGATGTATTACCAAGGTTGGCCGAAGATAGCAAGGAAAGATGGATATTTTATGAAACTAAAGCAAACTTGAATTGTTCACAAGTACAAATGTTAAAAAAGTCTGGAGTTGAATGGATAGAACCAGGTATTGAAAGTCTCCATTCTAAACCACTTAAACTGATGAATAAAGGTGTTAAAGCTTGGCAAAATATACAATTGTTGAAATGGGCTAGGCAATATGGTGTACGTACATATTGGAATTTGATTTGGGGATTCCCAGGTGAAGACGATCAATGGTATTTGGAAATGTCTAGATATGTTTGTTTACTTGAACATTTTCATCCTCCTGCAAGGCTTATTGAATTGTTATATCATAGATATAGTATTTATTATAAAGAGCCTGAAAAATACGGAATCAAACTGATTCCACATCCTGCGTTAGCTTATATATATCCTTTATCGCAGGGACATTTAAAAAATCTTACATATTCATTCTTTGTTGAAGGGTGTAATCTTTATGAAAAGAACATTGATATAGAGACAGGAAGAATTGGAATATTAGAATTAAGAAGAGTTATTAAAGAATGGATTGAAGTATTTTGGGAGGATACAAAACCTATCTTAAGCATGAATGATAACGGTGATTTAATAGATATTGTTGACACTAGAAGATGCGCTATTGAGAGACATATCGTTTTAAAGGGATTGTCACGTTATATTTATTTGTTATGTGAGAAAGCTCCCAAAATAGAAAGTATATATTTACAAGTTAAGGAGAGTTTTAGTGACAATCTTGGAAACGAAGAGATTGCTGAATGCATTAATCACCTAAAGAAAAAAAGGCTTGCTATTGAAATTGATGGGCGTATAGTGTCTCTTGCTATTAAAGGTGAACCTTTAGATTTTCCAACGTGGGAACAGACACCTTTTGGAATAATAAAAGAGATTTCACATGTCTAA
- a CDS encoding aminotransferase class V-fold PLP-dependent enzyme gives MDGGVQERGKRAGTENVSAIVGLGKEIELAIGGMEERNKRIILLRDTTINQILNRIPYVKLNGNRHKRLPGNANFSFVFVEGESLLLILDMNGGVASSGSACTSGSLNPSHVLFSIGFRTWVSTWIVKIGV, from the coding sequence ATGGATGGAGGCGTACAGGAAAGAGGAAAAAGAGCAGGTACAGAAAATGTGTCAGCAATTGTAGGACTGGGAAAGGAAATAGAACTAGCTATTGGCGGTATGGAAGAACGAAATAAAAGAATAATACTTTTAAGAGATACAACAATTAATCAGATACTAAATAGAATACCATATGTAAAATTAAACGGAAATAGACATAAAAGACTCCCTGGTAATGCAAATTTCTCTTTTGTGTTTGTAGAAGGAGAGTCCCTGTTATTAATACTTGATATGAATGGTGGTGTAGCTTCAAGTGGTTCCGCATGTACATCAGGTTCACTTAATCCTTCACATGTATTGTTCTCAATAGGGTTTAGAACATGGGTTAGCACATGGATCGTTAAGATTGGTGTTTAG
- a CDS encoding aminotransferase class V-fold PLP-dependent enzyme encodes MEHHTVLNLEQEGFDVCYLPVDSSGLINPENIKEAIKPNTVLISVMFANNEIGTIQPIAKIGKIAKEKGVSFHTDAVRAEGSVKINVEEMNIDLLSLSAHKL; translated from the coding sequence ATTGAGCATCATACAGTCTTAAATTTAGAACAGGAAGGGTTTGATGTTTGCTACCTTCCTGTTGATAGTAGCGGGTTAATAAATCCAGAAAATATAAAAGAGGCTATTAAGCCAAATACAGTTTTAATTTCTGTTATGTTCGCAAATAATGAAATTGGAACTATACAACCTATAGCTAAGATTGGGAAGATAGCCAAAGAAAAAGGTGTATCTTTTCATACGGATGCTGTACGAGCTGAAGGGAGTGTTAAGATAAACGTTGAAGAAATGAATATTGATTTATTATCGTTGTCTGCTCATAAGTTATAA
- a CDS encoding aminotransferase class V-fold PLP-dependent enzyme gives MKGKNVYIDYAATTPVKPEVFKAMLPYFNVKYGNASSIYSLGRNSKDAICESREKALMQLGLNQRRFILLARE, from the coding sequence GTGAAAGGAAAGAATGTATATATTGATTATGCTGCTACTACACCTGTAAAACCAGAAGTATTTAAAGCCATGTTACCGTATTTTAATGTGAAATATGGTAACGCATCATCAATATATAGCTTGGGAAGGAATAGTAAGGATGCAATTTGCGAGTCAAGAGAAAAGGCTCTAATGCAATTGGGGCTCAACCAAAGAAGATTTATTTTACTGGCTCGGGAATAG
- a CDS encoding methyltransferase domain-containing protein — translation MAKIGSYNTKMFDDNTITAEVKRLEQMSEYDKEDIKKFCKEFNFEGIKSLLDIGCGPGFVAAMFSKLNPNGLVIGIDREERFIKIANELAKNQEISNLEFKVSDCYKLPFDDDTFECSFSRYVLEHVSEPIAVINEMKRVTKPEGKIGIFEWDAGLNVYYPEPRFLRKYFDSEMEIKRSTGGDICFGRKAYTALRSCGIKDITVQPVNERVADHNREFFISNHKWFGTRVHPFVQMGLMSQGELDTYYSDLEEIVRSDDSYISYQKLIIVGKVDK, via the coding sequence ATGGCAAAAATAGGGTCATATAATACGAAGATGTTTGATGATAATACAATAACTGCCGAAGTTAAGCGATTAGAACAAATGTCTGAATATGATAAGGAAGATATAAAAAAGTTTTGCAAGGAATTCAATTTTGAGGGTATAAAAAGTTTACTTGATATTGGGTGTGGACCTGGGTTTGTTGCAGCTATGTTTTCTAAGCTTAACCCTAATGGATTAGTAATTGGTATTGATAGAGAGGAAAGGTTTATTAAAATTGCAAATGAATTAGCTAAGAATCAAGAAATAAGTAATTTAGAGTTTAAAGTTAGTGATTGCTATAAACTACCATTTGATGATGATACATTTGAATGTTCGTTTTCAAGATATGTACTGGAACATGTTAGTGAACCTATTGCTGTTATCAATGAAATGAAAAGGGTTACTAAACCTGAAGGCAAAATAGGTATTTTTGAGTGGGATGCTGGCTTAAATGTCTATTACCCTGAACCTAGGTTTTTAAGAAAATATTTCGATTCAGAAATGGAAATTAAGAGATCTACGGGTGGGGACATTTGTTTTGGGAGAAAAGCATACACTGCTCTTAGAAGTTGCGGTATAAAAGATATTACTGTCCAGCCTGTTAATGAAAGAGTGGCTGATCATAATCGGGAGTTTTTTATATCTAATCATAAATGGTTTGGTACTAGAGTACATCCCTTCGTTCAAATGGGTTTAATGAGTCAAGGTGAACTTGACACGTACTATAGTGATCTGGAAGAAATAGTAAGATCAGATGATTCATACATATCCTATCAAAAATTAATTATTGTTGGTAAAGTCGATAAATAA
- a CDS encoding HAD hydrolase-like protein, producing the protein MDKKIEVVLWDIGNVLLKTIHENLLELIFEKRKIEILRENYNNAISSILNESFYGRILLDETWTKLLDVVQIKNDDEIKEIKNSIAVNRNEELLTFIKSLAEKGYKIGIVSDLSQIGFNTVNNYYRDFLDLCKQDMIFLSIHYNLTKVKEGPQWFKEVTEKLKVDSDKILFIDDDKKIIEVAKELGINAIHYSKDKFTDDWSSSNKDLFKQLKLYDIG; encoded by the coding sequence ATGGATAAAAAAATTGAAGTTGTTTTATGGGATATTGGAAATGTCTTATTAAAAACAATACATGAAAACCTACTTGAATTAATTTTTGAAAAGAGAAAGATAGAGATACTGAGGGAAAATTATAATAATGCTATTTCCAGCATACTTAACGAGTCTTTCTATGGAAGAATTTTGTTGGATGAAACGTGGACTAAGTTATTGGATGTAGTTCAAATAAAAAATGATGATGAAATAAAAGAAATTAAAAATTCTATTGCTGTGAATAGGAATGAGGAATTACTTACGTTTATAAAAAGTTTAGCGGAAAAAGGATATAAAATAGGTATAGTTTCAGATTTGAGCCAAATTGGTTTTAATACTGTAAATAATTATTACAGAGATTTTTTAGATTTATGTAAGCAAGATATGATATTTCTTTCAATACATTATAATTTGACAAAAGTTAAAGAAGGGCCTCAATGGTTTAAAGAAGTAACTGAAAAACTAAAAGTAGATTCAGATAAAATTCTATTTATAGACGATGATAAAAAAATCATTGAGGTTGCTAAAGAGCTTGGTATTAATGCAATACATTATTCAAAAGACAAATTCACAGATGATTGGTCTTCATCAAATAAAGACCTATTTAAGCAACTGAAACTTTATGACATAGGTTAA
- a CDS encoding B12-binding domain-containing radical SAM protein, with translation MRVLMVCPEETYTMLMHTKIPKRWAYVIEIASYIKSQGYDVKVMDCLNPKISHGEVFNELASNEYDAVILTARIESARSILKISPIIKQISPKSKVIVYGDISNYAPNFFKYEGVDAVVENGDWECAIIDYLKFVEGVISEKEVGGVSFRLNGTWHPANKGKEAPNNSWSFPEFKSGIADNELYLSITGGELTISVSRGCPFNCHFCPAVITFKEHDRRKKPEDVVSYIKEHKHLVNDFKLFSPTLTLDVEWVKKLCRLLIDSKCNIRWSATTRPNCLKDEEMVRLMSESGCHKLALGVETLDDESTKKLGKFSDTDIFTETKNAITLLKKHNIEAKTLMMLGIEGQTSDNIYQTFELLKSWGADIRVASYSPRGILKDKDNAGVLITDDIETMDKMTYQHIEIPGVSRKQFLELIYNTENYRNILQREGDNYVCYG, from the coding sequence ATGAGAGTATTAATGGTTTGTCCGGAAGAAACCTATACTATGTTAATGCATACAAAGATACCAAAAAGATGGGCATATGTGATTGAAATAGCTTCATATATAAAATCTCAAGGGTATGATGTCAAAGTAATGGATTGTTTGAATCCAAAGATATCTCACGGAGAAGTTTTTAATGAATTGGCTTCTAATGAATATGATGCTGTTATACTAACAGCAAGAATTGAAAGTGCTAGATCAATTTTAAAAATTAGTCCGATTATTAAACAGATCTCACCTAAGTCCAAAGTTATTGTTTACGGGGATATTTCAAATTATGCACCAAACTTTTTCAAATATGAAGGTGTTGATGCAGTTGTAGAAAATGGCGACTGGGAGTGTGCAATAATAGATTACTTAAAGTTTGTTGAAGGAGTAATTTCGGAAAAAGAAGTAGGTGGAGTTTCCTTCCGGTTAAATGGGACATGGCACCCGGCAAATAAGGGCAAAGAAGCCCCAAACAATTCCTGGAGCTTTCCAGAGTTTAAATCAGGGATTGCTGATAATGAGTTGTATTTATCAATAACAGGAGGGGAATTAACAATAAGTGTTTCAAGAGGTTGTCCTTTCAACTGCCATTTTTGTCCTGCTGTAATAACATTTAAAGAGCATGACAGAAGAAAAAAGCCTGAAGATGTTGTTTCATATATTAAAGAGCATAAGCATTTAGTTAATGATTTTAAATTGTTTTCGCCGACACTTACCCTTGATGTCGAATGGGTTAAAAAATTATGCAGATTATTGATTGATTCTAAATGTAATATTAGATGGTCGGCGACAACAAGACCCAATTGCTTAAAAGATGAAGAAATGGTTAGGCTTATGAGTGAAAGCGGTTGTCATAAGCTTGCTCTTGGAGTTGAGACTTTAGATGATGAATCTACAAAAAAACTAGGGAAGTTTTCTGATACCGATATTTTTACAGAAACAAAGAACGCTATTACGCTATTGAAAAAACACAATATTGAAGCAAAAACATTAATGATGTTAGGAATTGAAGGGCAGACTTCTGATAATATATACCAAACTTTTGAATTATTAAAAAGTTGGGGGGCGGATATTAGAGTAGCGTCTTATTCACCCAGAGGAATATTAAAGGATAAAGATAACGCAGGAGTATTAATAACTGATGATATTGAGACAATGGATAAGATGACTTATCAGCATATAGAGATACCAGGAGTATCTAGAAAACAATTTTTAGAACTTATTTATAATACAGAAAACTATAGAAATATATTACAAAGGGAAGGAGATAATTATGTATGCTATGGATAA